The following are encoded together in the Bradymonas sediminis genome:
- a CDS encoding MXAN_2562 family outer membrane beta-barrel protein translates to MNCSKTPGSIRYFAMTLAAAFACLAGVSTASALNIESSTLDASVSVEPTSKFITGLNNDTRDILLGREQCQSLWTGDNDLRISYNFISSVSPNRCIGATPCIDRIMFFAVPADETPQDFTCTPDNTRNCVDIADINWFKRENETERGLDIVIPFRRMVKEAVAELDASNNVALIENVDDCNQEGSASVNQQYFLRIFMKNIGINSDQKELSDARIEIDTLRPNGPSEISQIAVTERSIYATWTQSNVTKIKDYKAYWSATDFSGMTIAEIEASDTIYSRVINLDNPDPSGSEYSGSATITQLPADANGKLFVAISSRDLAENASEPTFPGEELDPNGEGFEIVEVTDFWEHYHDAGGNERGGCSVAPSAGGALPGGLLFAFAGLGVLAFRRRRPGNAKSLAPYLVALVAMGGATAVSANAYAESDIHGISEVRVGIYYPGIDEEAGLSGTPFADTFGDSNRVVGEYEMGVHLLQGFGALGVSGRIGYTNFSGDVLVGDTSDGSATSSDSIGEKTEFMLIPMGLSLYYRFDILEKFWSIPLVPVVKGGVDYVFWSTGSSSGTTSTYQGNKGNGATAGWHVAGALHLWLDWIEPESAAGFDRTWGINNSYLFAEYSMRQIDDFGSDESFNLSDDLWVFGVAFEY, encoded by the coding sequence ATGAATTGCTCCAAAACACCCGGCTCCATTCGATATTTCGCGATGACCCTCGCAGCGGCCTTCGCTTGCCTGGCCGGCGTCTCGACGGCGTCCGCGCTCAATATCGAATCGTCCACCCTCGACGCCTCGGTTTCCGTTGAGCCGACGAGCAAATTCATCACCGGTCTCAATAACGACACGCGCGATATTTTGCTCGGCCGCGAGCAATGCCAGAGCCTGTGGACTGGCGATAACGACCTGCGCATCTCCTATAATTTCATCAGCAGCGTCTCGCCGAATCGCTGCATCGGCGCGACCCCGTGCATCGACCGGATCATGTTCTTCGCGGTGCCCGCCGACGAGACCCCGCAGGACTTCACCTGCACGCCGGACAACACCCGAAACTGCGTCGATATCGCCGACATCAACTGGTTTAAGCGCGAGAATGAAACCGAGCGCGGCCTCGACATCGTGATCCCCTTTCGGCGCATGGTCAAAGAAGCCGTGGCCGAGCTGGACGCGAGTAATAATGTCGCGCTCATCGAGAACGTCGACGACTGCAACCAGGAGGGAAGCGCGTCGGTCAACCAGCAGTATTTCCTGCGCATCTTCATGAAGAATATCGGCATCAACTCCGACCAAAAGGAGCTGAGCGACGCGCGCATCGAGATCGACACCCTGCGCCCCAACGGCCCGTCCGAGATCAGCCAGATCGCGGTGACCGAGCGGAGCATTTATGCGACCTGGACCCAGTCCAACGTCACCAAGATCAAGGACTATAAAGCGTATTGGTCGGCCACCGACTTCTCGGGCATGACCATCGCCGAGATCGAGGCCTCCGACACGATCTACAGCCGGGTCATCAACCTGGATAACCCGGACCCCAGCGGCAGCGAGTACTCCGGTAGCGCCACGATCACCCAACTTCCGGCGGACGCAAACGGAAAACTCTTCGTCGCGATTTCCTCGCGCGACCTGGCCGAAAACGCCAGTGAGCCGACCTTCCCCGGCGAGGAACTCGACCCCAACGGCGAGGGCTTTGAGATCGTCGAAGTGACTGATTTTTGGGAGCATTATCACGACGCGGGCGGCAACGAGCGCGGCGGGTGCAGCGTCGCCCCGAGCGCCGGCGGCGCGCTCCCCGGCGGGCTGCTCTTCGCCTTCGCGGGCCTGGGCGTGCTGGCGTTTCGTCGCCGTCGCCCCGGCAACGCCAAATCCCTCGCTCCCTACCTGGTCGCGCTAGTGGCCATGGGCGGCGCGACGGCCGTCTCGGCCAACGCCTACGCCGAGTCGGACATCCACGGAATCAGCGAGGTCCGCGTCGGCATCTATTACCCCGGCATCGACGAGGAAGCCGGCCTCAGCGGCACTCCCTTCGCAGATACCTTTGGCGATAGCAACCGCGTCGTCGGCGAGTACGAGATGGGCGTTCACCTGCTCCAGGGCTTCGGCGCCCTCGGCGTCAGCGGGCGCATCGGCTACACCAATTTCAGCGGCGACGTGCTGGTCGGCGACACCTCCGACGGCAGCGCGACCTCGTCGGATAGCATCGGCGAGAAGACCGAGTTTATGCTGATCCCGATGGGCCTGTCGCTTTACTATCGCTTTGATATCCTTGAGAAATTCTGGAGCATCCCGCTGGTCCCGGTCGTCAAAGGCGGCGTGGATTATGTCTTCTGGTCCACCGGCTCGAGCAGCGGCACGACCTCCACCTACCAGGGCAATAAGGGCAACGGCGCCACCGCCGGCTGGCATGTCGCCGGCGCGCTGCACCTGTGGCTTGACTGGATTGAGCCGGAGAGCGCCGCCGGGTTCGACCGCACCTGGGGCATCAATAACTCCTACCTCTTCGCCGAATATAGCATGCGCCAGATCGATGACTTTGGCAGCGACGAGAGCTTCAACCTCAGCGACGATCTGTGGGTCTTTGGCGTGGCGTTCGAATACTGA
- a CDS encoding efflux RND transporter periplasmic adaptor subunit — MRSSLSKVAVLALLILCAIPACTGGDDAKAPAGRGGGFNVNSATLVQTVNAAKGEPFVLKGDYAGEFVADSSADVAFEVSGRVLSLNYDIGDRVKKGDVLAKINDTVHRQKVREASAAAKMAKASIGEAEISVKDLESNLKRKRPLLERQLISEREIEDLDAQLSGARQKILVGQASLEQSNARLQSAREDLRNTEIRAPFDAKIAARMVDLGSFVGPSNPAFRLISEDGIYLRINIPEQDAGYIAVDKDVSVRIGALGGSQFDAKVSRVAPAIDPSTRMLRADIRLVPTDDQQAMLERIRPGMYAQVQVDLGRRDDAVTIPRQALAEERGGAQYVWVVKGDAAHKQNLTLGLQGRQRVEVLSGLNGGEDIVLRGGEKLKEGDKVNVQNFDSTAPAEADAEGTSKTEGTEL, encoded by the coding sequence ATGCGATCTTCTCTTTCGAAGGTCGCCGTCCTCGCACTCCTCATCCTCTGCGCCATCCCCGCCTGTACGGGCGGCGATGACGCCAAAGCGCCCGCCGGGCGTGGTGGCGGCTTCAACGTCAACTCCGCCACCCTGGTTCAGACGGTGAACGCCGCCAAAGGCGAACCTTTCGTGCTCAAGGGCGATTACGCCGGTGAGTTCGTCGCCGATAGCAGCGCCGACGTGGCCTTTGAGGTCTCGGGGCGCGTGCTCAGCCTGAACTATGACATCGGCGATCGGGTCAAAAAAGGCGACGTCCTCGCCAAGATCAACGACACCGTGCACCGCCAAAAGGTGCGCGAGGCCAGCGCCGCGGCGAAGATGGCCAAGGCGAGCATCGGCGAGGCCGAGATCAGCGTCAAAGACCTGGAATCCAACCTCAAACGCAAGCGGCCGCTGCTGGAGCGCCAGCTCATCAGCGAGCGCGAGATCGAAGATCTCGACGCCCAACTCAGCGGCGCCCGCCAGAAGATCCTGGTCGGCCAGGCAAGCCTTGAGCAGAGCAACGCGCGGCTGCAAAGCGCGCGCGAAGACCTGCGCAACACCGAAATCCGCGCCCCCTTCGACGCCAAGATCGCCGCGCGCATGGTCGACCTTGGCAGCTTCGTGGGCCCGAGCAACCCGGCATTCCGCCTCATCAGCGAAGACGGCATCTACCTGCGCATCAACATCCCCGAGCAGGACGCCGGATATATCGCGGTCGATAAAGACGTAAGCGTGCGCATCGGCGCCCTGGGCGGCAGCCAATTTGACGCCAAGGTCTCGCGCGTCGCCCCGGCCATCGATCCGAGCACGCGCATGCTGCGCGCCGACATCCGCCTGGTGCCGACCGACGACCAGCAAGCCATGCTCGAGCGCATTCGCCCGGGCATGTACGCCCAGGTGCAGGTCGACCTCGGCCGGCGCGACGACGCCGTCACCATCCCGCGCCAGGCGCTGGCTGAGGAGCGCGGCGGCGCCCAATATGTGTGGGTCGTCAAGGGCGATGCCGCTCACAAACAGAACCTCACCCTGGGCCTCCAGGGGCGCCAGCGCGTCGAAGTCTTGAGCGGCCTCAACGGCGGCGAGGACATCGTGCTGCGCGGCGGCGAGAAGCTCAAAGAGGGCGACAAGGTCAACGTGCAGAATTTCGACTCGACCGCTCCCGCCGAAGCCGATGCCGAAGGCACCTCTAAAACCGAGGGCACTGAGCTATGA
- a CDS encoding aspartate-semialdehyde dehydrogenase → MSQKGTQISDSGYNVAVVGATGAVGQEMLAILAERGFPVARLRAMASARSAGGTIDFGGKSVQVEDLQTASFEGVDFALFSAGSTPSLEHAPRAVEQGCIVIDNTSAFRMNPDTPLVVPEVNPQAIVDQPGIIANPNCSTIQMVVALQPLAEAAGLERVIVSTYQSASGAGQKGIDEMLKTTREYLDGDTENPTAASSDTTFAYPLAFDVLPQIDSFLDSGFTREEVKMIEETRKIMGLSGLDVAATCVRVPAVRSHSESITVDLAKPLSAEQAHALWSDAPGVSLLDDPSTLTYPRARQAAGTDATWIGRVRQDLGRPKTLHFWCVSDNLRKGAALNAVQIAEEIVRRRA, encoded by the coding sequence ATGAGCCAAAAAGGAACCCAGATTTCGGACAGCGGATATAACGTCGCCGTCGTCGGCGCGACCGGCGCCGTCGGCCAGGAGATGCTCGCCATTTTGGCCGAGCGCGGCTTCCCCGTCGCCCGCCTGCGCGCGATGGCGTCCGCCCGCTCAGCCGGCGGGACGATCGACTTCGGCGGCAAGTCGGTGCAGGTCGAAGACCTGCAAACCGCGTCTTTCGAAGGCGTGGACTTCGCGCTCTTTTCGGCCGGCTCCACGCCCAGCCTGGAGCACGCCCCGCGCGCGGTCGAGCAGGGCTGCATCGTCATCGACAATACCAGCGCGTTTCGCATGAACCCGGACACCCCGCTGGTGGTCCCCGAGGTCAACCCCCAGGCGATCGTCGACCAACCCGGCATCATCGCCAACCCGAATTGCTCGACCATCCAAATGGTCGTCGCGCTCCAGCCGCTGGCCGAGGCCGCGGGCCTGGAACGCGTCATCGTGAGCACCTATCAATCGGCGTCGGGCGCCGGTCAAAAGGGCATCGACGAGATGCTCAAGACCACGCGCGAATATCTCGACGGCGACACCGAAAACCCGACCGCCGCCTCGTCGGACACCACCTTCGCCTACCCGTTGGCCTTCGACGTGCTGCCGCAGATCGACTCCTTTTTGGACTCGGGCTTCACCCGCGAAGAGGTGAAGATGATCGAGGAGACCCGTAAGATCATGGGGCTCTCCGGGCTGGATGTCGCCGCGACCTGCGTGCGCGTGCCGGCGGTGCGCAGCCACTCCGAATCGATCACGGTCGACCTGGCCAAGCCGCTGAGCGCCGAGCAGGCCCACGCGCTGTGGAGCGACGCCCCCGGCGTCAGCCTGCTCGACGACCCGTCGACCCTCACCTACCCGCGCGCGCGCCAGGCCGCGGGCACCGACGCGACCTGGATCGGGCGGGTGCGCCAGGACCTTGGGCGCCCTAAGACGCTTCACTTCTGGTGCGTCAGCGATAACCTGCGCAAAGGCGCCGCCCTCAACGCGGTGCAAATCGCCGAAGAAATCGTGCGCCGCCGCGCATAA
- a CDS encoding UbiA family prenyltransferase, with translation MRLLIFSNIYISLAAAALTVQAYYVLGARAFLRTTPHAWGPAALVFCATLMVYNLDRLVAGSGEDAVDLTERHRWIQARKRWLWGLVVLAGVAGAATLFVLPLSILAALIPLGLIAGAYSLPLLGRSDAASGRADTSDKAAPRLRTRRRLKDIPGLKIFLIALVWAAVTVILPALHASVDLASRGVLLTFVARMLFIFAITLPFDIRDMRGDAEAGIRTLPMLLGPQRTRLLALALMLGFCGVILVHYGAHLSGPTLPLLLSALATSAALLFCARPRPELYYVGLLDGTMLLQPLLVIAYLGGAGLGFG, from the coding sequence ATGCGCCTACTTATCTTCTCCAATATCTATATCTCATTGGCCGCCGCGGCTCTGACGGTGCAGGCATATTATGTGCTCGGCGCCCGCGCGTTTTTGCGCACCACGCCGCACGCCTGGGGCCCGGCGGCGCTGGTCTTCTGCGCCACCCTCATGGTCTATAACCTCGACCGCCTGGTCGCGGGCTCGGGCGAGGACGCGGTCGATTTGACGGAGCGCCACCGCTGGATACAGGCGCGAAAGAGATGGCTCTGGGGACTCGTCGTCCTCGCCGGCGTCGCCGGCGCCGCCACCCTCTTCGTGCTCCCGCTGAGCATCCTCGCCGCGCTGATTCCCCTGGGCCTCATCGCCGGCGCCTACTCCCTGCCACTGCTGGGCCGCAGCGACGCCGCCTCGGGTCGCGCGGACACCTCGGACAAGGCAGCGCCCAGACTTCGCACGCGCCGACGCCTTAAAGATATCCCGGGGCTTAAGATCTTCCTAATCGCGCTGGTCTGGGCCGCAGTCACCGTCATCCTGCCCGCCCTGCACGCCTCCGTCGACCTGGCCAGCCGGGGGGTGCTTCTGACCTTTGTGGCGCGCATGCTCTTCATCTTCGCCATCACCCTCCCCTTTGACATTCGCGATATGCGCGGCGACGCCGAGGCCGGAATCCGCACGCTCCCGATGCTGCTCGGCCCCCAGCGCACCCGACTGCTCGCCCTGGCCCTGATGCTCGGCTTCTGCGGCGTCATCCTGGTGCACTACGGGGCCCACCTCAGCGGCCCGACGCTGCCTCTTTTGCTGAGCGCGCTGGCCACCAGCGCGGCGCTCTTATTCTGCGCGCGCCCACGCCCCGAGCTCTATTATGTGGGCCTGCTCGACGGGACGATGCTCCTGCAGCCACTCCTGGTGATTGCCTACCTGGGGGGCGCGGGCCTGGGCTTTGGCTGA
- a CDS encoding CarD family transcriptional regulator produces MTTEFKVGDRAVYPAQGVAEVVGIDTKEIMGTSQTFYVLRVLDSDKKLMIPIANVATVGLRNIINDEEVEEVYDILRERDVDLNTQTWNRRYRAYVEKVQTGSAFEIAEVLRDLNLLKFDKTLSFGERKMLDRARRLFVQELAIAKDATEEEIINELEHLFSA; encoded by the coding sequence ATGACGACGGAGTTTAAGGTTGGCGATAGGGCCGTTTATCCCGCACAGGGTGTCGCGGAGGTAGTCGGGATCGATACCAAAGAAATCATGGGGACCAGCCAAACATTCTATGTGTTGCGCGTGCTGGACTCCGACAAAAAGCTCATGATTCCAATCGCCAATGTGGCGACCGTTGGGCTTCGAAATATCATCAACGATGAAGAAGTCGAAGAGGTCTACGATATCCTGCGCGAGCGCGATGTTGACCTGAATACCCAGACCTGGAACCGACGCTACCGCGCCTATGTCGAGAAGGTCCAGACCGGCAGCGCTTTTGAGATTGCCGAAGTGCTGCGCGATCTCAACCTGCTTAAATTCGACAAGACGCTGAGCTTCGGTGAGCGCAAAATGCTGGACCGTGCACGCCGTTTATTTGTCCAAGAATTGGCGATCGCCAAGGACGCGACCGAAGAAGAGATCATCAATGAACTCGAGCACCTCTTCTCGGCATAA
- the truA gene encoding tRNA pseudouridine(38-40) synthase TruA produces MMRTYKQIHHRILVAYDGTAYHGWQIQSNARSVEGDLTKAAMRILNCAADEVKIQGASRTDAGVHALGQVAHIAYDVDKALTPWDFVRALNALTDEDICVVYGDSAPPGFHARHSARGKIYQYDIWHHRFNHPLLRDRVWQVCGDLDLDAMREAATYLVGEHDFSAFRGKNCSAETTVRALSRVEIIAEDQRIRVEVEGTAFLKYMVRIIVGTLVHIGSGQAAPEVIKEMFATGERQLGGPTAPPQGLRLVEIFYPDHPWPGGTPQLGGPWAPPDTWP; encoded by the coding sequence ATGATGCGCACGTATAAGCAGATCCACCATCGCATTCTTGTCGCCTATGACGGCACCGCCTACCACGGCTGGCAGATCCAATCGAACGCCCGCTCGGTCGAGGGCGACCTGACCAAGGCGGCGATGCGCATACTAAATTGCGCCGCCGACGAGGTTAAGATCCAGGGCGCGAGCCGCACCGACGCCGGCGTGCACGCGCTCGGGCAGGTCGCCCATATCGCCTACGACGTCGACAAGGCTCTCACGCCCTGGGACTTCGTGCGCGCCCTCAACGCGCTGACCGACGAAGACATCTGCGTGGTCTACGGCGATTCGGCCCCCCCGGGGTTTCACGCGCGCCATTCCGCCCGCGGAAAGATCTACCAATATGATATCTGGCATCACCGCTTCAATCATCCGCTGCTGCGCGATCGGGTCTGGCAGGTTTGCGGCGACCTCGACCTCGACGCGATGCGCGAGGCCGCGACCTACCTGGTCGGCGAGCATGACTTCTCGGCGTTTCGGGGCAAGAATTGCTCGGCGGAGACGACCGTGCGGGCGCTGAGCCGCGTCGAGATCATCGCCGAGGACCAGCGAATTCGGGTCGAGGTCGAGGGCACCGCCTTCTTAAAATATATGGTGCGCATCATCGTAGGGACCCTGGTTCATATCGGCAGCGGTCAGGCTGCGCCCGAGGTCATCAAGGAGATGTTCGCCACCGGTGAGCGCCAATTGGGCGGGCCGACCGCGCCGCCTCAGGGGCTTCGGCTCGTCGAGATCTTCTACCCCGACCACCCCTGGCCGGGCGGCACCCCGCAGCTCGGCGGCCCCTGGGCGCCCCCCGACACCTGGCCCTGA
- a CDS encoding TolC family protein encodes MILGSAQVATAQQPSSNDTPGHSQIDRAQQVVTLESVLEQAREKNETWAITEARIDQARGMRRQALAALLPSLSANASVTRNGNVVEFGGSQVQRQYNWGVSGRASIAIFDGTKYPLLSRSGKLLEASEALAQWQRGALDFEVTQAFYLLAAAQSRVAIAERTVELRQAQLERAEAMLDARLGVKLDTELARTQLLESEQDLLEAKAMLGNAADSLGVLLVIAPEVDLRTDLDATDLDSATAAPPAKVDFTSLKERGDLRASQLQIDAIELNKRSVWGGFLPIIELSSGASLGPSNAFSNPDGFDWSVTLSASWLLYDGGYRYGQLDQLSAQVTESTLLYERELRQANAGLRRALRSWRTAAAGVTVAQQQIIAAEQAYESANARFENGLNTSLDVADAADRLFQAEISLNQRIFDARTAAAEYQYLLGLMGQDQ; translated from the coding sequence GTGATTCTAGGAAGCGCCCAGGTTGCGACCGCTCAACAGCCATCTTCTAACGACACGCCGGGGCACTCGCAAATCGACCGCGCGCAGCAGGTCGTCACGCTTGAGAGCGTCCTGGAGCAAGCCCGCGAGAAGAACGAAACCTGGGCGATCACCGAGGCGCGCATCGACCAGGCGCGCGGGATGCGCCGCCAGGCGCTGGCCGCGCTGCTGCCGAGCCTGTCGGCCAACGCCAGCGTGACCCGCAACGGCAACGTCGTCGAGTTCGGCGGCAGCCAGGTGCAGCGCCAATATAATTGGGGCGTCTCGGGGCGTGCTTCCATCGCCATCTTCGACGGCACAAAATATCCGCTGCTGTCGCGCTCAGGGAAACTATTGGAAGCCTCCGAAGCGCTGGCGCAATGGCAGCGCGGCGCCCTGGACTTTGAGGTGACCCAGGCCTTTTATTTGCTCGCCGCGGCCCAATCACGCGTGGCCATCGCGGAGCGAACGGTCGAATTGCGCCAGGCCCAACTTGAGCGCGCCGAGGCGATGCTCGACGCCCGGCTCGGCGTCAAGCTCGACACCGAATTGGCCCGCACCCAATTGTTGGAGTCCGAACAAGACCTGCTCGAAGCGAAGGCGATGCTGGGCAACGCCGCCGACTCCCTCGGCGTCCTGCTGGTCATTGCGCCCGAAGTCGACTTACGCACCGACCTCGACGCCACAGACCTCGACAGCGCCACCGCGGCCCCGCCCGCCAAGGTCGACTTCACCTCGCTTAAGGAGCGCGGGGATCTGCGCGCCTCACAGCTCCAAATCGACGCCATCGAGCTCAACAAACGCTCGGTCTGGGGCGGCTTTTTACCCATCATTGAGCTGAGCAGCGGCGCAAGCCTCGGGCCGTCGAACGCCTTCTCAAACCCCGACGGCTTCGACTGGTCCGTCACCCTCTCGGCGAGTTGGCTGCTCTATGATGGCGGCTATCGCTACGGGCAATTGGACCAACTCAGCGCCCAGGTGACCGAATCAACGCTCCTGTACGAGCGCGAACTTCGCCAGGCCAACGCCGGCCTGCGCCGCGCGCTTCGCTCATGGCGCACCGCCGCCGCTGGCGTCACGGTCGCCCAACAACAAATCATCGCCGCCGAGCAGGCCTATGAATCGGCCAACGCGCGCTTCGAGAACGGGCTCAACACCAGCCTCGACGTCGCCGACGCCGCCGACCGCCTCTTCCAGGCTGAAATTTCGCTAAATCAACGCATCTTCGACGCGCGCACCGCCGCTGCCGAGTACCAATATCTTCTAGGACTGATGGGGCAAGACCAATAA